In Plectropomus leopardus isolate mb chromosome 17, YSFRI_Pleo_2.0, whole genome shotgun sequence, the DNA window CATTAAATCTCCTCTGTCCCCTCTCCACCCCAACATGCTccgtctcttttcttcttcagctCTAACCTCGGTACAGGTCTGCTGCACTGTGATACATACTAAAGACCAACTTCAGCAGCTACAGCACCTCATGTGTGACCACTACCAATCAGAGCTCGCTGTCGTACAATGTGTGCTTTGCTGACTGTTGGACTTGGCATCCGTGTGATTGGGCTTTtttggattgtgtgtgtgtgtgtgtgtttatgtatgtgtgtttcctgCTCTCTCAGCAGTACAAAACAGTAGCAATCTTGTATTAATAAAACGAGGAGGGGACTGTGGATTCCTGATAATGTCCTGTAAGGTGTAGgctaaaatgacatttattttttcatttctttcttctatattacactgaaaatatgattacagtgtgtattttttaaagggtgGAGAAACAAGTCTGTCAAAAGTGTTTGTGTcaagattttgcaaaactgcCTTTGGGCTTTTGCAGAGTTTAAAGCATCACATTGTAGAAATTTTGACCACGAGAGGTGCCAGGGTTCCCTAACTGTTTTCACATTGATTCACACGCACCAAGCTCCCAGGAGCAGTGCCAGACTCTGCAGGAGTTTAGCAATGGTTGTTATAGTTGAAACTATAAGTCATGTGAGGTGCATGggtttcagaaacatggagcCTGTTTATAAATATTAACATGTGTCTGCATGATCCAAACAGGAGTGAACAGTCGAGACACATCGGCTTTCACACCTGCGTTTACCATGGGTCTCCAGCTAACCACTTTTGTTCAACATTTCGTTACTGTCTAAGTCACTTCCTCTGAAGGTCAAACAGCCCTGCACACAATTAATAAAGTACTGGATACAGCGTTTGAGGTGGAACTCAGTTCATACCtttaaaaagttgctaaatGGTTCATCAAGTCAAAAAAGTTCAACTACCATGTAAACAATCACCCGGATGATCAGCGTTGCTTCCCCAACATTGGGCTTCCACCAGCTGAGCTGACTACTTCCAGTTTAGTGCTCCGCTTACTTGAATGGagataaaactattttaattgAACTGTTTTGCCACTCCAAAAAGCCAGGCACGCTTCCTTGGGGCCTGGTCAGTACAGCTGAAGATATTGCTGTTTGCAGAATTCAACACATCTTCTTCCAGAGGGCAAAACCACAGATGGTCACACAAAACTTTAGCCAACACAACATCAAATAGGCATGTTATAGAGCGAGTGTGCTGTCACTGAAACAACCACCACATCCTGCATTGATGACGTATTTTACGTATCGCCCTTGTCAGGGATGCTCAGCACACTAGCATTTACACTACAAAAGATATATAATCATATGCATTTTCAGACCACCTCGGTAAGTCGTTTAGGTGCTTGGTGGTTGTTTACTCTTGTATTTAGAGCTGTCCAGTTATGATCAGAATATTATGGTGATACCAGGTATAAACAGGGCCGATCTATTCCTTAAccaatcattacaaaattatctgCTGTTAAAACAATGAGTGGAACAGGTGCATCCAAACACAGGAGACTGCAGGCAACAGGAACTTGAAGAAATAACTTACATTAACACTTCATGCATTAAGGCCAAACTGATAATACCAGAACAAAACCAACActccaacaaagactgaactgaaaagcGGGACTGAAATATGAACTTATTTGAcaaggggatgaagtgcaggtggagagaCGGTTGGTGAAGCTCAGGTGAAGGGAATGAGGTGATGGGCAGGAGAACATCAGGGAGCTGATACGCTGAGAAAAACATTGGGAGCAGAAACGACTAACAAGGCTGATTGAGGGCAAGTGTGTAGATGGGCAAAGGAGGGAAAGGCAGCGTAAACAAGcaaaccaagaaaacacaatccTCTTAATAAACCAAGCAGAGAGAACACTCAGTCCACTCCTCACAAAAAGTCTGAGAGCATCAGGACACAGACAGACTTCCACATAAAGCAAATAATTGTATTCTTACAAATTTGTCACCACAATTTGAGCCATAAATTGAAActaaaaagtttcaaaaagctatatcaatataatattatcTTGTCCTTCATGCATGCAGAGTCTATAATCTTTAATAGTCAatagatctgatttttttttcaccaaaattagtgtgtgtatgcaagTTTTTTTAGCATGGGAAAACCTTTTGAAATAAGCAATGACTTCTTTCCCGTCACTCGTAAATAAGAGTCAGTAAGCAGGtgagtaaacagtagaaagcagcatggagaccagcgaaaatgttacagtgtttacttcttttttatatcttttacttattcagtctttctctcaaacttggTGCCAACTGGTTTCTGAACAATGATAGAGCGCTGCTTAGAGGGAAATGGTCAGTAATTTTGTAGCGGTATCTCGCCAGAGTGCCATATTACTATCAGCAGGAGCCGATAAGTACCTCCGGGCTATAAAGTCTTTTATGGCTGAAAATTCTAACAAGACTGAAGGACCTTTACATTGTGTGCAATGACCaattttcaataaaatgaaCAGGTCACCATTTTGGAGCATTATATCCagttttcttaatacatccatcaTAAACACACTATGAGTGAGGGTGTGATAGGCTTTGTATCTGCAGAGGGAGGTAATGCATATCAGTGGTTCAATGCCATACCAAAAGGACAGAAGAAGAACACTGcaagctgtgtgttttttgaaaaagtgacaagacTGGATAGCCATTGAGAATATTCATTACGCCTTTACGACAAAGTGCATTTTGGTgagtaacaaaatgtaaacaaaactgttcCTCTCACTTGAAGGCACAAAAAGCATCCATCTTTAATGTGCAGGCTGTTGCATTGCTCATAGTGGGGAGGGAGCAGGTCACTGTGGGACAGCCGGCTGAATAACTGGGGCTACGGGCCGCGTGCAGCTATTGTCATTCCATCATTAACAAAGAGAACATAGTGATGCTAAAACAGGCTGTAGCGCCATTGTGCAGACTCCATTTACCCCACCAGACAAAGGCATGTGGCTCTTTAACACGCTGGCTGCCTTTTGTGTCAGGTCTGGTATGACGCACGTAAACAGCAAGTATAAAAATCTACAATTATCATAATCAGCTTGTGTGACCTTAAGGGATTAAATGCAATACAGGAGTTGGTTTACATACCAAAATGTGCAACACTCATCTACATGATGATTCACTGATTCATGGCCATTTGTAAGCGTGGTAAATGTGGTCATTTGTCACCAAACGTGTGAGTTTTCATGAAACTTAATTGATGCAGCTTTGGGTGTTGTTGCTATCAAAAAGTAAGGGTTCAGGTCCTCACCAGCTCCCAGGGGAGGCAGGAGGGAGGGTGCCCACAGCCCACAGCCACATTTCcagggagagagcgagagccCAGATATTTTTACAAGCCTCCTAATGAGAGCTGTAAGAGAGCAGGACCCGTGTAACCGAGCAGCTTGTGAAAGTACAGAGGCACCACGGCGCCTTCAAATTTGATCAAGGTACAGAAATGAAACGCGAGAGCCGGGAGAGGCGTGCAAGTGCATGTGAATCTCATATAGTCGGAAAGAAATGGAGGATTTTTAAAACAAGGTCCATTTTcaggagagacaggaagaggGATGAGTCGGGAGAATTAAGGGGTTCAACCTTTAGTTTGGCCTTTGTGCTGGCATTCGCTGTTGTTTCAGGATGATTATGGATTGTGTGCACAAGTCCTCCAGTCCTCAGCCCACTATAATTCACTTTTTGAGTGTATGCTTCTCTGAGTAACCCCTCGACATTCCTCGTGTAGCTCTGTGATAAAGGGGAGGCCGCAGCTGTGCAGAAGCCCAGGAGACAAAGATACTCAAATATGTGCACACAACTGTTAAGATCCAGACTCATTTGCATCTGCAGAGTGCACTGAAGGTGCAGCATGTCCAAGTTTATGTCAGAGCCCCTGCTTTAATGGACTATCCATGTATTATTGACCTTTAGATCACCTTCTAGTATGTTTCTAATTGACAGAGTAAGCCATATGGTTGAGATGAAGAACCTCATGGAGTTTAAAACACACAGGCATCTCTCAGAAGACACCCTGACCTTACGCCATATGTTATTGTGTGCCCACAGGTTCCTCTTATTACGACAACGTGAGGCCGCTGGCATATCCCGACTCGGATGCAGTTCTCGTCTGTTTCGACATCAGCCGCCCAGAGACTTTGGACAGTGTCATAAAGAAGGtcagtgtcttttttaatatttatttcatctcctcctctAAACACTTTAGAGCAGCATTTAATATCTGCCTTGACACTGGAGAACTAACCGGAAAAAATTCACTTTCTCCCTATCAGCATCTTGTAGCCGCTCAGATTTCTGTGCCAGCAGCTTGCATTTTCATGGCTCAACAATAGAGCAAATCAGCAGCAGAGGTTAGAGCCTCCTGTTCCTTTATCTCATCAAAACGTCCACGGATACTTGACCCTGGTCCCTCTGAGGAATGGAAGGTTGGAGTGAAGAATGAGAGGGAGAGTCTTTGCACCTCGGTGGGTTCGGGGGGAATATCAGATAAGCAAATTAGCCACATCAGCCATACCatagaggagctgctgcagaacCTGTTCAAGAAAATCGCCCTTCTGTaggcatttaaaatataaaatctgagTTTTATGAAGAACAGTTACCCAGATGGTGGCACTTAACATTTGTAAGGTGGCTTATGGTTCAGATGTTGAGACTGAGGTGTTGGTTAAAGTGCGATGCTGGCAGGGCAGGGCTGTGCACGGGTCTTTACAGCCAGTGGCAATACCTATTGTACATGCAGAGACACCCAACTTAATGGGTTTGTTTGCATGCATGCGTGTCACGTAAAATAAGCCTGCGCCTTTTCGTGGTCTCTCATCTTGaagccatgtgtgtgtgtttgcctttgAACTGTGCTCCTTGTGGGCCGAGGACAGTTCCCACGGCAGGCCTGTTGACGTGTTTAGTGGTCTGAGGGGAGCCGCTAAAATGCCCCTGCAGACTTTGTAGATCTAACCCGagacaccttttttttaaactcacaaaTATCTCACAATACTCAGTGCGCTCTGTCAACAGGGGGAAGCAGAGTAGCCGTCAAGCTTTTGGTTTTCCCATGAATCCCTTGGCGGGGGGTTTGCCATGACCCCCGACCCTGAGCTGTCGCCCTGGTAATCTTTGAATCTCAGGGGCACATGGAAAACCTGTTGCACAATCACCATCCCAAATTAGACTCTTGACCTCTAAGAAAAAGCAGGTCACCAAGGTCTCTGGATGACAGctgggggaggagagagggttAAACAATCAAAGCTTTTGATTGGGTGTTATTGGCAGAACAAGGGGTGGGCTTAAGGTCAAAGGCCGTTTTCAATGTGAAGGATGAATGGACACCCTGACATTCTGCACACGGCATGGGGAATATTTCAGGGCTGTTGGCTGCTGCTGTGCGTTTTTGTCACAGGGAAGGAGACCGTGTTGGTTCAGCTGAATTTCAGAAGTGACATTTAATCTCAGGGTGATTTTAGGAGAAGACTGCTCAACCTTTTCTGTGCAGAACCTCAAATAGATCTGTTGACAGGGGCTGAGTGAGGGAAGTAAAACACACATCAGGTACTGCACAAACCTGAACCAAGCTGGCAGGATGAAATATGGCATATTTTTACACGGTTCTTAGTGACATAAATCTatgattttaaagtaaaagagtGTATCGTATTATGTAGGGAAAATCTGCCTTCgttgataatttttttcttacgATAACTGATAAATTGGTCAAGTATTtgttaacaataaaacatcacatttatctgattccagcttcgtaaattttttttttttttctggcttctTTACTCTTCTATGACAGTAaagtgaatatctttgggttgtggactgAATTACATATATGAGAATGTCATCATGAGCTTTGGGAAAATTTCCACCAATTTCTGACATTAAATAATCGTTAGTAGCTGCCCTTATGTGAAGATGTCACCTTGTGTTTCTGGAAATTATGATGTGCATTTTTCACTGCTTTCTGACAAATTATTAACCAAAACCGTTACAGATTAATCAGGAGAATAACTGTCAGATTAACCGATAATGGTACTATACATATAGGTAAGTTTTATAGAGACTATAAAATTACAGAATATGGTGAAAATGCCATCAGAATTTGCTAGAGCCCAATATGATGTCttcaatttgtgtgttttgtccaATCAACAAAGAAATATTCATCATAAAAGAGTGTAAAAGCGAGAAACACAGCACATTCCCCTCCATTTATGCCTGATAAATGCTTTGTGTTGTCAACAAGTACACAGGTAATTTTCCAAAACAGtgtgttcttcctttgttctccaaaaacataaataaatgataacataaattaaaaaaatcctgtccACACAACCACTGTTTCAAAAAATCTCTgtccaaatgaaaatgcaataacAACTGAAGCACTGTCAAGACCACGTCAAACCAGCAGCGAGAAATATAATCACAACCCTGAAGCCacataaagaagaagaagctgttatgaatctgaatctgatgcctaaaaagaaaactataatcGGAAGGCTACTTGGAGCAGTGACCTTTTTAGTGCATTCTGGAAgagtatatatatgtacattttaGTGTAAGCGTTAAAGTCCTGTTAGCAAGGTTAGAGTcagcattattttgtttatgcttgcaacaaaatgtcatgtcatttgTGATGCctaaaaaaggacataaaaacacactgatgttaaagcaaaagacttttttgtctgtctacATGTAAAGAATGAAAACTGGGTTCTGAAAATCTTCACCTTGGATGGAGTTTTACAAAAGGTCTGTTTTCAGTGAGCTTAAACGCAGTTTGCGTGTGGACGAAAGGCTACATctcatagaaaaaaatacatttcagaaaatagtTGCGTATGTGTGGATACATCCTTAAACacctaaaatatcaaaaatcaaaaaagttttCCGTTGGCTGACgagtgttttgtatttaaaatatggAGGAATTGATCTCATCcacacatttaataaaaaaaaaatttaaaaaatgtaataaaataaaatttaaaatactcCTCAGCTGCTAATTCCCCTCGAGCGCAGGTATCCAGCGTCAGGGAAGCCAAAGGTCGTCACTGTATCTCCAGTCAGTACAGGCAGGTCTGCTCTCATATTTGGCACAATCACTGATGTATTTCTGCGTCTCTCTTGTTGGGTCATGTCTCAACAGTGGCAAGGGGAGACACAGGAGTTTTGTCCCAATGCCAAAGTGGTGCTGGTGGGCTGTAAGCTGGACATGAGGACAGACGTCAGCACCCTGAGGGAGCTCTCCAAGCAGCGCCTCATCCCCGTCACCCATGAGCAGGTGAGAACAAGCAGATGATGGATATGTGAGGAGAAAGGGGTGGGATGAGTAATGAGAGAGGGACTTGGAAGGTGCCCTGGGGAAAAGTAAGACTTGAAAACAACAACGGTTTGCGGGAAAAGAAATTAGAAAGCAATCCAGCGATTATCGTCAATTTTTTCCATCTTGGATCAGCAGTGGCATTGCGTCTGCAGTGAAGTCCCAAAGGAAGGGAGTGTGAGAAGGGGCTCACGCAACACAATCAAGCAACGCAGAATAGGAGCTGTGTGAAATCCCTCTGGGACATGTTGCTGGGGTTGGCGTTTTGACCGAAATTTGCTGATGTGCGATGCAAGGTTGCTTATGGCGAGGGCCACAGAAGAGGGGCGGGCGGTTTATGTCTCAGGacacattttttcccctgaaatgaaatattcatgCAGATTTAGGGATTTTCAAAATGCAGGATGAATAGAAAAACGGACATTGATGAATGAGTGAGCCCTTTTATCGCATGCCGCCATGACCTCTAAGCCAAGGGGATGGGGGGAAGAGGGGGGGGATGATAAACTGTTCTGTAAATCTGTGAATTTTAATCAGCTTTCAGCGTGTTCATTTTGTGCTCTCCCGTGTTGGACATACAAAACGTGGAGGGGCTTTTTCAGTGACACACAAAAGCCCTCAGAACAAAGGAGcccttttctttctccactGCTGTCTGAGAGCGCGCCGGAGGCTAAAAGCACGCAGCCTCCGAAAAAATCAgcgactgaaaaaaaacagactgttcATGTAAATAAGATACATAAACAAAAGACGGAGTGGCAGACCACAGAGCTAATGTTAAATAGCTGGGGACCATTTGTGGCCAGGCCTACATTAAGCTATTGTTTTGCTCCGTCTCAGTGACTATTTTCATCTGAGATTACTACTGTTTGTCCCTCTGACATAACCAGAAAATGTGTGTCACACAGCAGATGCCAACGCTGCACACAATAACCATTTTGGTGCTCTAATCCAATAGCCTCTGTTGTTATCCTGTTGTTGATCTTAAATTGAATTCCAACACAGCGGAGGAGTCGAGAGTGACCACTGGGTGAACTCCAGACATTTCCGCACTAATCTGCCCTGAGATCCGATAGAGCTTTTCCGCTTGTCACGACAATCTCTACCTCGGGCCCCCCCTTTCGCCGCCGCCACTACCACCCCTGAATCTAAATCCGCAGTTCCACCTAATGAGGACTTCATTGCCTCTAATATGCGGCTCAGTGAACAGCGGCGATAAAAATCAGTCCACGTCCACTGGGGATGAAAAGCTCTCTGTGTTGGAGAGCATGCAATTGTAGGGTCATGGGAAATGCAGTACTGTCTCATTCATTACAACCTTTGCACGTCTTGATCCTGCGTGAACGTTGGTTTGATCATGTAACAAGAGTCGAGGCTGTACTgtagcaaagagagagagaccgaGGGACtccaaaattaaatttgtctGTGATTTGATCGCAAGCAAACAATTTACGGTCTCAATTAACTGGGTATATCGTAACATTACTCAGGGGGTGAGATCCAGTGCTGGAGGAGTTCTGTTAGTCTCCTCTCTCTAAATAGCTGCAGAGACCATGTCAACAGTGGCCCAGTGGGTTCTCCGTTCCTACTCTCTAACCACAGACTGAGGAGTCAGAGCATCTGCATTATTTATGCCTTAGATGGAGGGGCTTCATTTGTCTGCAGACATGTTTAGATCATTGGAATTCAGTCTACAGTTTAGATAGACATCTTTGTCTCGGATCTGCTGCCTCTTTCAGGGACATTTAGTCTTCCACGGTTTGAGATATAGCTCCTGCTTATGCCAAGGTACAATGACGGATGGGGTGCATGTtgtaaaatttcattttctttgtggaGTGCTCACGCTGCACCTTGATGTTGAACAAACCTGTGTCTGTCTCAACCTCTAAAAGGAGgaagatgtttttgtgtcacgGTCAGGTGTTCTACCAGAGAAGAAGCGGAacagaaaacatctgaaagaaGGAAAAGTGCAACAGAAATCTTTTGCGAAAATGTCATCTTATACAAGCTGATGTTTTCTGTTAGACATGTAATCTCACCTTTCCCCTTTTATGTTTCATGTAAAGTattttgtttcatctgttttgAAAAACTGCAACATACATTttagggacagttcacctccaaatcaaaaatacatattttccttttacctgtggtgctatttatcaatcttttctctggtgtgagttgcagagtgttggcgatatcagccatagagatgtaactgaactagatggcactcggcttatGGTGCTCAAGAtgcccaaaaaatacatttgaaaatctcaaaagcaatgtctctctccagaaatcatgactcagtTAATCAAGATAACCTAAaaaaccttgttgtgagcagttttatgcaGGAACTAATTTCTTTTGACCAAACTACATCCGCCAACTGTATCacagcacagaaggaagtgtgcatctactcatggatgagaggctcatgGCATCGTGTAATGGCATCCTCCTTGGCTGGGCTGTAACGTTAGCTTACTCaatggtgctaggtgagctagcagtagctGTACACTGGACACAACCCTTTTGGGTCAGGATTTTCTTTCAACCGAACTAGAGCTGCCAACCTTATCACTGCGTAGAAGGAAGTGTAGTTTACTGATAGCTACAGGTCAGCCATTaaggacaccattaatgtttacatcttgcgaTTCAATGATTATGAGCCTCTCATCCAGTGTTGTCAACTCCTCTGTAAGGAAAGTAGCTCCCTGCTCTCCCAAAAGTCGCTGCAAGTTGCTAGATGATGTAATCaactaatttgcataatatgaaAGTCTGAGAGAGGCAAAATTAATAGAAAAGGCTAAGCAGGTAGTTTACAAACTAACTGTATttacaaagctgtttttgttgccaTATAACTATAATGTTataatgctttttcttttgttttatagtGACCTAATGAatgcagagcaaaacaaaaacgtggTCTTGTAGCTTATATTTTGctagaggaggagagggacaagaaactgagtgtgtgagtgagactgactgagacagagaggactgtgtgagggattttggggcatgaaataaaaaaaagagtcaatatttaaacaaaaacgtAACATTTCTGCTGTAACTGTACAAAATCATCATCTGTGATTGGTCGTAAGCTGCACATGCGTGATTCATTTGCAGGGCCGGCAGCTCTCGCTCAGAGCAGTCACAGAGTCCGCTGCATGAGTGCTGTGGGAGTGATGACGAGGAGACGGCAGCCGCCCTCGCTGTACTCGGCTCTCGTGAGCGCAGTTGTAACATGAACCGCAGAACGGGAAATGCTTTTTGCAGACCTTTGTCAACACAATCATTCcccaaatgaccagaaaaagttGCTAgatttgttgctgtttgcttTTGACTAATTGAGGGGCTGAGGGGGTCTGAAAAGTCACTAGATATAGCGACAAAGTcgccaagttggcaacactgctCTCATCCACGAGTAGATGCACTCTtacttctgcgcagtgatacagttggtgggtgtggCACAGAAGGAAGAAAATGGTTCCTACACTaatctgctcacaacaaggtctgtgtattATATTGAGTAActggatcatgatttctggaaagagacttTGCTATtaagttttcaaatgtattttctggtGCCATCTACTTCAATTacattagagagaaggcagacatctctatggctgatatctccagcaTTCTGCAACTCACcaagaaaaatctaaatagcactacagggaaaagaggaaaaatctgtCATCTTGATTTTGGcttgaagtgtccctttaagtttGTTTCCTTGCTAattgtctctttctttgtctgtctctgtgttccAGGGCAGCACAATAGCTCGACAGATGGGTGCAGTGGCATATGTAGAGTGCACCTCCAAGGTTTCAGAGAACAGCGTTCGGGACGTGTTTCACATCACCACGGTGGCGTCCGTGCGGCGGCCGCACAAGCCGCAGCTAAAACGCAGCAGTTCCCGCAGAGGCCTGAAGCGAGTGTCACAGCTGCCCCTGCCACCCCTGCCGGGTCGGACTGAGCAAATGGACGAGGCCCCGGTCATGAGGAAGGACCGGGCCAAGAGCTGTGTGCTCATGTAGAGACCCATCACTATgaacatatatatgtatatacataaacacagaaatatataaCAGAGGAAgtctatttattgtttttggtaaatgttttttttttcccgtattttaattttttgcactGCAGAAgagtgaggaaaaaagaaacactgtgcTGTGGAAAGAAATGctttggattttttcttttcttttttgcgtgtgtgaatattttctaagctgtttacatatttgtgttgtttgaaaTGATGGCAAATTGGACTAACCCCCTGGACAGGAGGAAGCCATGATAGTGGAAATGCCGTCTAGTCCCGGGTATTAAAAAGGAATTAATTTCCTGAAACCGCTATAATAAAAGGATGGCACCGTGGCGGAGCAACAGTGAGGAGGgtaaagagtgtgtgtggaggacCATGTCGAAGCAGGACGTCTGAGGATGAAGCTGGTTTCCAAGACAGCGTTGCTCGGAGAACATGAGGACTAAATCTGTCGCTGCACTGTCTGAAGTTGTTTCCTGTTGCCATATTTGAGAGGAAATGTACAGTAATGCTGAAAAGGGATTCTAATGATTCAATGAATGATGGCTCAAACCAAATGTTAGGAGCTGGAAATGAGACATGTAACACTGAAATattgtggaggtgtgtgtgagcattACTACCACAAGTGCATTTTAGAGGTCACAATatatctgattttatttttgctcatttaacACTATTTTTCTCATCAACTCCAACCGTGTCAGTTTGATTCAAAgatgtttcagatgttttaaagatgtttctttgTGGAAAATAAAGTGGTAAAATGATAGggctattttgttttcttttcaccaaagtccaaaataaatgaacagcTTGACTGTGCAGAGAACAGATGATTTCTGGATAAaatttcattccttttttttcattacatggCATCAGACAAAGATCATGTGATTATTATACACTGTAACCAACTGTCTCATTATGCTCAATGACTTGCAATCTTTTCCCTACAACTTCCCATCCATGTGCATTCCTTCACCAGCCTTCAAAAGGCTTATCTGTAAGTAATAACTCTCCATTTCCTGCTTTAATGTCATCTCCGTGCTCTCGTGTTGCCCTGCAAGTCAAACAGCACTGCAGCCCAAAGAATGAGTCAGTCTTTCAAGGTAATGTGCACACTGTGCAGACCTCTCAGCTGGCAAAATTGAACTGCAATGCAGCAGCACTGGAGCACTAATGTACTGTTTTTGGACTCAGGAGCTTCAAGCCTATTCAGTACGGCAGATGATATGACATGTGAGCTCTTTCATCCGCAGAGAGCAATTTTGCCATTCAGTCGATCCCAGGACTCCAAAACCtttcaaagctgttttttttttctctgagctgCTTCTGTAAAAACAGT includes these proteins:
- the rnd2 gene encoding rho-related GTP-binding protein RhoN — its product is MLDAGCNPSPRQQHTSDGQNMDSIGSRCKIVVVGDTQCGKTALLHVFAKDCYPENYVPTVFENYTASFEIDKHRIELNMWDTSGSSYYDNVRPLAYPDSDAVLVCFDISRPETLDSVIKKWQGETQEFCPNAKVVLVGCKLDMRTDVSTLRELSKQRLIPVTHEQGSTIARQMGAVAYVECTSKVSENSVRDVFHITTVASVRRPHKPQLKRSSSRRGLKRVSQLPLPPLPGRTEQMDEAPVMRKDRAKSCVLM